In the Bacteroidota bacterium genome, one interval contains:
- a CDS encoding pitrilysin family protein: MQDSKNTPLDRSRPPEPGPLPKIAFPPFEARRLSNGLSVYIVEDHEQPILSIALYLRAGAVLDPHHTEGLAATVADMLTKGTKRRSATQIAEEIDFVGGSLMAGTSWDALTIGVNVLSKYTKTALDILGDVVQNSTYPAEELERVRLQRLAGLRQAKADAGFLADMVFAKLVFANHPYGKQAMGTTESIERIQQQDVISFANDYFGPENAFLVAAGDVRSEDFMRQLEDYLGSWRGAPRIEDTIAPAPVVAGRHVGLIDKEGAVQSAIRIGNVGIPRNTPDYIPLTALNTLLGGYFNSRINLNLREVHGFTYGARSGFDARILPGPFAVSTEVRTEVTVRSAEEIVSELTRITSDFVTEEELRMVKNYMIGNFPLQLETPQQIASRIAMIVLYGLDRDYYDTYRDKLATLTVEDLYRVSREYLNPSDLVIVASGNVQAIEAGMAEFGEIEIFDEEGERMHAPVTL; encoded by the coding sequence ATGCAAGACTCAAAGAATACGCCATTGGATCGCTCCAGACCGCCAGAGCCCGGTCCGTTGCCGAAAATCGCATTTCCGCCATTTGAAGCGCGACGGCTATCCAACGGTCTCTCTGTCTATATCGTGGAAGACCATGAGCAGCCGATATTGTCGATTGCACTATATTTGCGCGCTGGAGCCGTTCTCGATCCGCATCACACGGAAGGTCTGGCTGCCACCGTGGCAGATATGTTGACAAAAGGCACAAAACGTCGGAGTGCCACCCAGATCGCGGAAGAAATTGATTTTGTTGGGGGCTCCCTTATGGCGGGTACTTCTTGGGATGCTCTGACGATCGGCGTCAATGTACTCAGCAAATACACTAAGACGGCGCTGGATATTCTTGGCGATGTCGTGCAAAACTCGACATATCCGGCCGAGGAGCTTGAACGGGTCCGCTTGCAGCGTCTGGCGGGTCTGCGTCAGGCGAAGGCCGATGCTGGTTTCCTCGCGGATATGGTATTTGCCAAGCTCGTCTTTGCGAATCATCCGTATGGTAAGCAGGCGATGGGAACGACAGAATCGATCGAGCGAATTCAGCAGCAGGATGTTATTTCGTTCGCCAATGATTATTTCGGCCCAGAAAATGCCTTCCTCGTTGCAGCTGGTGATGTGCGTTCGGAAGATTTCATGCGTCAGCTCGAGGACTATCTCGGAAGTTGGCGCGGGGCTCCGCGCATCGAGGATACCATCGCACCGGCTCCCGTTGTTGCCGGGCGCCACGTTGGGCTGATTGATAAAGAGGGAGCCGTACAGTCGGCCATTCGCATCGGGAATGTGGGCATTCCGCGTAACACGCCGGACTATATTCCGCTCACAGCTCTAAACACGTTACTTGGGGGTTATTTTAACTCCAGAATCAATCTGAATTTGCGGGAGGTACATGGTTTTACCTACGGGGCCCGAAGCGGATTTGATGCGCGGATATTGCCTGGACCGTTTGCAGTTTCGACGGAAGTCCGAACCGAGGTCACCGTTCGATCCGCCGAAGAGATAGTAAGCGAATTGACACGGATCACATCCGACTTCGTGACGGAAGAAGAGCTTCGGATGGTGAAGAATTACATGATCGGCAATTTCCCGCTTCAACTGGAAACCCCTCAGCAAATTGCCAGTCGGATTGCGATGATAGTGCTCTATGGACTCGATCGGGATTATTACGATACCTACCGTGACAAACTGGCCACCCTGACTGTTGAGGATCTCTACCGGGTGAGCCGTGAGTACCTCAATCCATCGGACCTCGTGATTGTCGCGAGCGGTAACGTGCAGGCCATCGAAGCCGGCATGGCCGAGTTCGGTGAGATCGAAATCTTCGATGAAGAAGGAGAGCGCATGCACGCGCCGGTCACTCTCTAA
- a CDS encoding pitrilysin family protein, with protein MNPGRIDFEEYRLPNGLRVILHEDHKVPVVCVNIAYHAGSKNEDVKRRGFAHLFEHLLFEGSRHVPRGAFDQHIVHAGGHDNAYTTEDITNYYEVLPSHQLELALWLESDRLLEFAIANESLETQKSVVKEEKRERYDNTPYGSVSIRMNRMAYTNFPYWWAVIGDMETIEAATLADVREFYETFYIPSNAVLVLAGDFERNRAMALIDRYFANIPNGRTTIERPIFNDPPLTAERREIIREEPVPLPAVFYAYRVPPEGTDEHFALDLLSDILSSGESARLHRKLVYDLQIASETAAYVDSRECPGLFYSYAVASEVDCESAALEAAFEQVLNEVAANGVTEIELEKAKNKMEARTVATRVTLQGKADQLAHSALIFGDPGVVNESLGRYQKVTLDDIQHVALRYLTPKNRCTLVYEPNH; from the coding sequence ATGAATCCAGGTCGGATCGACTTCGAGGAATATCGGCTCCCGAACGGGTTGCGTGTGATCCTGCACGAAGATCATAAGGTGCCAGTTGTTTGCGTTAATATTGCATATCACGCAGGCAGTAAGAACGAGGACGTCAAACGGCGAGGTTTCGCACATTTGTTCGAACATTTACTCTTCGAAGGCTCCCGGCACGTGCCGCGCGGCGCCTTCGATCAGCATATTGTACACGCCGGGGGGCATGACAATGCCTATACTACAGAGGATATTACGAATTATTATGAGGTTCTTCCTTCGCACCAGCTAGAACTTGCGCTCTGGCTTGAGAGTGACCGACTGTTGGAGTTTGCAATCGCCAACGAGAGTCTGGAGACGCAGAAGAGCGTAGTGAAGGAAGAAAAGCGTGAGCGCTACGATAACACTCCCTATGGATCCGTATCTATTCGGATGAACCGCATGGCATACACCAACTTTCCCTATTGGTGGGCCGTGATTGGTGATATGGAGACCATCGAGGCCGCGACGCTCGCTGACGTTCGCGAATTCTACGAGACGTTCTACATTCCCTCCAACGCCGTGCTCGTACTCGCTGGCGATTTTGAACGCAATCGGGCCATGGCATTGATCGATCGGTATTTCGCGAACATTCCAAATGGCCGGACTACGATCGAGCGACCCATTTTCAACGATCCACCACTAACAGCCGAACGTCGCGAGATTATCCGTGAGGAACCCGTTCCGCTTCCGGCAGTTTTTTATGCATACCGAGTTCCGCCGGAGGGAACAGACGAGCACTTTGCCCTCGATTTGCTGAGCGATATTCTGTCGAGTGGCGAAAGTGCTCGACTGCATCGGAAGTTGGTCTATGACTTGCAGATTGCCTCGGAAACAGCCGCCTATGTCGATAGCCGCGAGTGTCCGGGACTTTTCTATTCCTATGCCGTCGCTTCAGAAGTGGATTGCGAGTCGGCAGCACTCGAAGCAGCCTTCGAGCAAGTGCTGAACGAAGTCGCTGCGAATGGTGTGACGGAAATTGAATTGGAGAAGGCGAAGAATAAGATGGAAGCGCGGACCGTTGCCACACGTGTTACCCTTCAGGGGAAGGCCGATCAGCTTGCTCACTCAGCGCTGATTTTTGGCGACCCGGGAGTCGTTAATGAGTCGCTAGGACGATACCAAAAGGTTACGCTGGATGATATTCAGCACGTTGCCCTGCGGTATCTGACTCCCAAGAATCGCTGCACGCTCGTTTACGAGCCGAATCACTAA
- a CDS encoding pitrilysin family protein, with protein MQSENLISAAPSRAASIPFSEYDLDNGLHVILARSTGVPLVTTNLWYHIGSKDEDPTRTGFAHLFEHMMFQGSRNVGKTEHFKYIQQAGGLLNATTSVDRTNYFQTLPSSDLALALWLESDRMLALNVTVENFENQRDVVKEEWRQRYKNRPYGSVWETLMRHVFPTSGYNWITIGSMEHLDRSTIDEVRAFHSTYYKPNNCSLALSGSFDEAEARHLIDRYFGGIPKGEDIVRPIQAIEDIAGSIHLTMEDTVRLAAVHIGWRSAPVFHHDEYVLDLLGHVLDTGRSSRLYRELVYRRQIARETEAFNYSLEKSGAFVVSAKVQPNSTPTEVEAAIWTEIQKVKDDLVSDAELEKVKNRVEMSLVTGRSEQGRRADTLQRAYVFKRDTAQVNRELEIYRSISADELRDAARRYLVHERSVALYVLPK; from the coding sequence ATGCAGTCCGAGAATTTGATTTCTGCGGCCCCATCCCGGGCCGCTTCCATTCCGTTCAGCGAGTACGACCTCGATAACGGACTTCACGTGATCCTGGCACGCTCGACTGGTGTGCCACTGGTGACTACAAACCTCTGGTATCATATCGGATCGAAGGATGAGGATCCTACGCGAACCGGATTTGCCCATCTCTTCGAGCATATGATGTTTCAGGGTTCCCGCAATGTGGGTAAGACCGAGCACTTCAAATATATTCAGCAAGCCGGTGGGCTGTTGAACGCTACCACAAGTGTCGACCGAACTAATTACTTCCAAACGCTACCCTCAAGTGACCTAGCGTTGGCCCTCTGGCTGGAAAGCGATCGCATGCTTGCGCTCAACGTGACTGTGGAGAATTTCGAGAACCAGCGTGATGTCGTCAAGGAAGAATGGCGACAACGTTACAAGAATCGTCCATATGGCTCGGTTTGGGAAACGTTGATGCGCCACGTCTTTCCAACGAGCGGATATAATTGGATTACGATTGGCTCGATGGAGCACCTCGACCGTTCAACGATTGACGAGGTCCGCGCTTTTCATAGCACGTACTATAAGCCGAACAATTGCTCGCTTGCACTCAGCGGCTCATTTGATGAGGCCGAAGCCCGGCATTTGATCGACAGGTATTTCGGAGGTATTCCCAAAGGTGAAGACATCGTGCGGCCAATCCAGGCGATCGAGGACATCGCAGGGTCCATTCATCTTACAATGGAAGATACTGTAAGGCTGGCCGCCGTTCACATTGGCTGGCGCTCCGCACCAGTCTTTCATCATGATGAATACGTACTTGATTTGCTTGGACACGTTCTCGACACAGGACGTAGCAGCCGGCTGTACCGGGAGTTGGTTTATCGCCGTCAAATTGCCCGCGAGACTGAAGCATTTAATTATTCACTGGAAAAATCCGGCGCGTTCGTCGTAAGTGCCAAAGTTCAGCCAAACAGCACACCTACGGAAGTGGAGGCTGCGATCTGGACAGAGATTCAAAAAGTGAAAGATGATCTGGTCTCGGATGCCGAGCTTGAGAAAGTAAAGAATCGAGTGGAAATGAGCTTGGTTACTGGCCGTAGCGAGCAGGGCAGGAGGGCCGATACACTCCAGCGCGCTTATGTTTTCAAGCGGGACACCGCTCAGGTAAATCGCGAGCTTGAGATCTACCGGTCGATCAGTGCCGATGAACTTCGAGACGCCGCGCGCCGGTATCTTGTTCATGAGCGCTCGGTCGCGCTTTATGTTCTTCCCAAATGA
- a CDS encoding peptidylprolyl isomerase codes for MRFSRFFLLIFFGLTIRAAAQAPVTLKEGQRLDAVVAVVGRHPILKSSIEAQAQLFVMQRGMAEMPADSMMRLRRQILDMEIDQKVALAKADEDSITVTDAEIDQALDQRIKSYVARFGSESAVEKAFGQSISELKSTPSIRDRTRETILVQKEQEKSMPRVQNVSRQDVAEFYNLYKDSLPTVGAGVELATIVKLITPQGDQKQRSLAFARSLVDSLHHGADFAELARRYSQHSTAASGGDLGAFFPRGTFLPAFEEAAFALKPGEVSNVVTTEQGYHIIKLLERRGEEIHVAQILIKPTVSSVDEAAARDSLELIRARAMNGEDFAKLASTYSDDPETRSFGGSLGRIRLEDLAAEQRAVVDSLKEGEVCHPVKIAYSGNRTGWQIVKVLRHIPEHKVSLDEDYRDLEAAAIQWKQSQEAAKWLAAARKTVYISIHDLAQYY; via the coding sequence ATGAGATTCAGTCGTTTCTTTCTCCTGATTTTCTTCGGTCTTACCATTCGAGCGGCGGCCCAGGCACCAGTCACTCTTAAGGAAGGTCAGAGGCTCGATGCCGTTGTTGCGGTCGTCGGCAGGCATCCCATTTTGAAGTCTTCGATTGAGGCGCAGGCGCAGCTCTTCGTTATGCAGCGCGGCATGGCTGAGATGCCAGCTGATAGCATGATGCGTTTGCGTCGCCAGATTCTCGATATGGAGATCGACCAAAAGGTAGCGCTCGCCAAGGCCGATGAAGACTCCATCACGGTAACGGATGCGGAGATCGATCAAGCACTCGACCAACGGATCAAAAGCTATGTTGCGCGGTTTGGCAGTGAGTCCGCAGTAGAGAAGGCATTTGGCCAGTCAATATCCGAGTTGAAGTCCACGCCTAGCATTCGAGACCGAACTCGCGAAACAATACTCGTTCAGAAAGAGCAAGAGAAGTCGATGCCACGGGTACAGAATGTCTCCCGACAAGATGTGGCCGAGTTCTATAATCTTTATAAGGATTCGCTGCCAACGGTTGGCGCAGGTGTGGAATTGGCAACGATCGTGAAGCTGATCACACCGCAGGGCGATCAAAAGCAACGGTCGCTCGCGTTTGCGCGATCGCTCGTCGATTCTCTGCATCACGGAGCAGACTTTGCGGAGTTGGCTCGTAGGTATTCACAACACAGCACGGCAGCGAGTGGCGGTGATCTTGGTGCATTTTTTCCCCGCGGGACGTTCCTCCCGGCATTCGAGGAGGCGGCATTTGCGCTAAAGCCTGGTGAAGTCTCCAACGTAGTGACAACCGAGCAAGGCTATCACATTATTAAGCTGCTGGAGCGTCGTGGTGAAGAGATTCATGTCGCGCAGATCCTGATTAAGCCAACCGTAAGTTCGGTGGACGAGGCGGCTGCTCGTGATTCGCTGGAGTTGATTCGCGCGCGTGCGATGAATGGTGAAGACTTCGCCAAGTTGGCATCGACCTATTCGGACGATCCCGAAACGCGGTCCTTCGGAGGATCGCTGGGCCGCATTCGGCTCGAGGATCTTGCAGCAGAGCAACGCGCGGTGGTTGATTCTCTCAAGGAAGGTGAAGTATGCCATCCCGTCAAGATTGCCTACTCTGGCAACCGGACCGGCTGGCAGATCGTCAAGGTCCTCCGCCATATACCTGAGCACAAAGTATCTCTCGATGAGGATTACCGCGATCTTGAGGCAGCCGCGATCCAATGGAAGCAGTCGCAGGAAGCTGCCAAATGGTTGGCGGCTGCGCGAAAGACCGTATATATTAGCATTCACGACCTCGCCCAATATTATTGA
- a CDS encoding peptidylprolyl isomerase, whose protein sequence is MSVISTTPALAQKGKKKAGASHEAVSGDKSPWLIKWKGGSVALTEFESAYQRMNGKTAYGTSLDSLKDFLSIYADYRLKLQEAREEGLDKDPKILKEIEGYRHMLAGPYILDKEVTDPAIKAMFERRKWEVRAGHFLASVKNWNDPADTLKAYKRAMHAIKMLDQGYPLSYIAMSPANRAILSRGDSNYLARSEHFGPDSTNPDNFEGSDDKSTAKVGGDLGFFTGGMTVRTFEDAVFSLQPGEYTKVPVRTRYGYHVIYLYEKVPHTGGVHVKHILVAMPQGPGDIDTMVYYRKADSLLQKIKAGANFEDVARESSDDKFSAARGGEMDTISRDDPAHRAEPSFDRAAYNLKDGEISGPVRTTFGYHLIKRINGVRPKTFEETKEQLKQFYKRFFFEEDKNKYLAGLKKEFHLRVDSNAVNYIMARVDSSRTSADSTWARKLTDRSKTIFQIGDVNWTVGALIDTLDAQKGAPLARNAIYDLVSKNIEESTLSIEGRNMATKYPEFEKIMGDYKNGIILFDLENKKVWSRVTPDSSNERTFYEAHKAKFLWPERVDVSEIFVTSDSLAKQLYKRVMAGENFDTIAKQYTERPGFKAKAGHWGLLMKDENELARRAFDFVTDEIKEPFAFQGGYSIVRLNKREPVHMKTFEEARQEVASQYQDDRANELRQQWVEELRTKYGRQINEHLITSEWQKQHGQTPDQSAVVK, encoded by the coding sequence ATGAGCGTCATATCGACGACGCCAGCATTGGCACAAAAGGGAAAGAAGAAGGCTGGAGCCAGTCACGAGGCTGTGTCCGGTGACAAATCTCCCTGGCTCATCAAATGGAAGGGGGGAAGCGTTGCGCTTACGGAATTCGAATCCGCGTATCAACGGATGAACGGAAAGACTGCGTATGGAACTTCGCTCGACAGCCTCAAAGACTTTCTGAGTATTTACGCGGATTATCGACTGAAGCTGCAGGAAGCAAGGGAAGAGGGTTTGGACAAAGATCCCAAAATTCTGAAAGAGATAGAAGGATATCGTCACATGCTGGCAGGGCCATACATCCTCGATAAGGAGGTAACCGATCCTGCAATCAAAGCCATGTTCGAGCGACGCAAGTGGGAGGTCCGCGCCGGACATTTCTTGGCAAGTGTCAAGAATTGGAATGACCCTGCCGATACGCTCAAAGCCTATAAGAGGGCAATGCACGCAATCAAAATGCTCGACCAGGGTTATCCCCTTTCCTACATTGCAATGTCCCCGGCAAATCGAGCGATTCTTTCGCGCGGTGACTCCAATTACCTTGCGCGCTCGGAGCATTTTGGGCCGGACTCAACCAACCCGGATAACTTTGAAGGCTCCGATGACAAATCGACAGCCAAAGTTGGTGGCGATCTCGGCTTCTTTACCGGTGGTATGACGGTTCGTACTTTCGAGGACGCCGTCTTTAGTCTGCAGCCAGGGGAGTATACCAAGGTTCCTGTTCGAACCCGTTATGGATACCATGTGATCTATCTTTACGAGAAAGTCCCTCATACGGGAGGGGTTCACGTCAAGCACATTCTCGTTGCCATGCCGCAGGGTCCTGGAGACATTGACACGATGGTATACTATCGCAAGGCCGATAGCCTCCTTCAGAAAATTAAGGCAGGTGCAAACTTCGAAGACGTCGCTCGCGAATCATCTGACGACAAGTTCTCCGCCGCCCGTGGCGGTGAAATGGACACCATCAGCCGTGATGACCCGGCCCACCGTGCTGAGCCATCATTTGACCGTGCTGCCTACAACTTAAAGGATGGTGAGATTTCCGGCCCCGTTCGCACAACTTTCGGCTACCATCTTATCAAGCGTATTAATGGGGTCCGCCCGAAGACATTCGAAGAGACGAAGGAGCAGCTCAAGCAATTCTATAAGCGGTTCTTCTTCGAAGAAGATAAGAACAAGTACCTTGCGGGGCTAAAGAAGGAATTTCATCTTCGCGTGGATTCAAACGCGGTGAATTATATCATGGCGCGTGTTGATTCATCCCGTACTTCCGCCGATAGCACATGGGCGCGAAAGCTTACAGATCGCTCGAAGACCATTTTCCAGATCGGTGATGTCAACTGGACGGTCGGAGCCCTTATTGATACTCTGGATGCACAAAAGGGCGCGCCTCTCGCGCGAAATGCGATCTATGACCTTGTTTCCAAGAATATCGAGGAATCTACTCTCTCAATCGAAGGTCGGAACATGGCTACGAAGTATCCAGAGTTTGAAAAGATCATGGGTGATTACAAGAACGGCATCATCTTGTTCGATTTAGAAAACAAGAAGGTCTGGTCACGCGTCACACCAGACAGCTCCAATGAACGGACCTTCTATGAAGCACACAAGGCGAAATTCCTTTGGCCGGAACGTGTCGATGTTTCTGAAATATTCGTGACGAGTGATTCGCTCGCCAAGCAATTGTACAAGCGCGTCATGGCCGGCGAGAACTTCGATACAATCGCGAAGCAATACACGGAGCGCCCTGGTTTCAAGGCAAAAGCTGGACATTGGGGTTTGCTGATGAAGGACGAGAACGAACTGGCGCGGCGCGCATTCGACTTCGTGACCGATGAAATTAAGGAGCCGTTTGCGTTCCAGGGGGGCTATTCGATTGTCCGCCTGAACAAGCGGGAGCCCGTTCACATGAAGACCTTCGAGGAGGCCCGGCAGGAAGTCGCCAGCCAGTATCAGGATGATCGGGCCAATGAGCTGCGGCAACAGTGGGTCGAGGAACTCCGAACCAAGTACGGTCGGCAGATTAACGAGCATCTGATCACTTCCGAGTGGCAGAAACAGCACGGCCAAACACCTGACCAAAGCGCAGTCGTGAAGTAG
- a CDS encoding transketolase C-terminal domain-containing protein: MAIAEVLDKTLSIKDVAVNGGTNGAAGGILRFEAHSKKATRFGFGEGLVVLGERYENVVVIGGDITGSVMTSYFRDKFPDRFFSMGITEATATLVSAGLALSGMIPFFATYGAFASCRNTDMLRISLAYNDANVKIGGGHAGISVGEDGATHQALEEIAIVRVIPNMTLVVPCDYLETKKATIAIGEHCGPCYIRFGRSDVPSFTHEDTPFELGKAQTFREGKDVTVIACGPLVWESLVAAYELETEGIDVRVINMATIKPIDRSAILKAARETGAIVTAEEHQITAGLGGAVSEVLAQECPTPVEFIGVKDTFGGSGKPDELMKYFGLTSSDVKTAIHNVLARKK, from the coding sequence ATGGCAATTGCAGAAGTCTTGGACAAAACACTTTCAATCAAGGACGTTGCGGTGAACGGCGGGACAAATGGCGCAGCGGGTGGCATACTCCGCTTCGAAGCACACAGTAAAAAAGCGACGCGCTTCGGATTTGGCGAGGGACTGGTGGTGCTTGGCGAGCGATATGAAAACGTCGTCGTCATAGGCGGCGATATTACCGGCTCGGTTATGACCTCCTACTTTAGGGACAAATTTCCGGACCGCTTCTTCTCCATGGGCATCACCGAAGCGACGGCGACACTCGTGTCGGCTGGACTCGCTCTTAGCGGTATGATTCCGTTCTTCGCGACCTACGGTGCGTTCGCATCGTGCCGCAACACGGACATGCTTAGGATCTCATTGGCATATAACGACGCCAATGTAAAGATCGGCGGCGGTCATGCGGGCATTTCTGTCGGTGAAGATGGCGCCACGCATCAGGCACTTGAAGAAATTGCGATCGTTCGAGTGATACCCAACATGACTCTGGTCGTCCCGTGTGATTACCTCGAAACGAAAAAGGCAACCATCGCTATTGGCGAACATTGCGGACCGTGTTACATTCGGTTTGGGCGCTCGGACGTCCCAAGCTTCACGCACGAAGATACTCCGTTTGAACTTGGGAAAGCACAGACGTTCCGCGAAGGCAAAGATGTTACGGTAATCGCATGTGGACCCTTGGTATGGGAATCCCTGGTTGCCGCGTATGAGCTTGAGACAGAAGGCATAGACGTGCGAGTCATCAATATGGCCACCATCAAGCCGATCGACCGCTCGGCAATCCTAAAAGCCGCTCGCGAAACAGGAGCGATTGTTACCGCCGAAGAGCACCAAATTACAGCTGGCCTTGGGGGTGCGGTCTCTGAGGTGTTAGCGCAAGAATGCCCGACTCCGGTTGAGTTCATCGGTGTCAAGGACACATTCGGCGGCAGTGGTAAGCCGGACGAACTTATGAAGTATTTTGGACTGACATCAAGCGATGTAAAGACCGCGATCCACAACGTTCTGGCTCGCAAAAAATAG
- a CDS encoding transketolase, which yields MARLTHQIYPITTGFHGPSRPVPNPELIKKYGYEAFVPFKNSADNSDEDLQAIAKEIRRDIVRELVEAKSGHSGGPLGSADIFATLYFGGVMRYDPKNPWWPERDRFILSAGHMCPVLYSTLANAGFFPKPELLTLRKFNSRLQGHPGRDMGLPGIESSTGSLGQGLGIAVGMALADKKVDKNGRHVFALTGDGELSEGEIWEAALIAAHWELDNFTMVVDRNHCQIDGRTEDVLKLDSVADKFRAFNFHVIECNGNNISELRAAFKEARNTKAKPTCIVAETFMGNGVSFMQDDYRWHGKPPTPEQAEAALVELG from the coding sequence ATGGCAAGACTAACACACCAAATCTACCCAATCACGACCGGTTTTCACGGCCCGTCGCGCCCCGTTCCGAATCCTGAACTTATTAAGAAATACGGCTACGAAGCATTCGTGCCGTTCAAGAATTCAGCGGACAATTCGGACGAAGACCTACAGGCAATTGCGAAGGAAATCCGGCGAGACATCGTACGCGAACTCGTCGAAGCGAAGAGCGGTCATTCTGGGGGACCACTTGGCTCGGCAGATATTTTTGCCACGCTTTATTTTGGCGGCGTGATGCGGTACGATCCGAAGAATCCTTGGTGGCCGGAACGCGACCGCTTTATTCTCTCTGCCGGTCACATGTGCCCGGTACTATACTCAACACTGGCGAATGCTGGATTCTTCCCGAAGCCAGAACTCCTCACGCTCCGCAAATTCAACTCACGGTTGCAGGGACATCCGGGACGGGACATGGGACTCCCCGGTATCGAAAGTTCGACCGGATCGCTCGGTCAAGGACTTGGGATTGCCGTAGGCATGGCTCTCGCCGACAAGAAAGTTGATAAGAATGGTCGACATGTTTTTGCTTTGACAGGAGATGGTGAACTCTCCGAAGGTGAAATTTGGGAAGCCGCGCTGATTGCTGCCCATTGGGAATTGGACAACTTCACAATGGTGGTTGACCGCAACCATTGTCAGATCGATGGCCGTACCGAAGATGTACTAAAGCTCGATTCAGTCGCAGATAAATTTCGCGCATTCAATTTTCATGTGATCGAGTGCAACGGCAATAATATTAGTGAGTTACGAGCTGCGTTTAAAGAAGCGCGAAACACGAAGGCCAAGCCAACATGCATCGTTGCCGAGACATTTATGGGCAACGGAGTTAGCTTTATGCAGGACGATTATCGCTGGCATGGGAAGCCTCCGACGCCAGAGCAGGCAGAAGCGGCGCTTGTCGAATTAGGCTAG
- a CDS encoding Hsp20/alpha crystallin family protein yields the protein MAITKWEPRGDFDLMTRGMRRLFEDFDHNFFNFPTLTAKQGGYMPSVDINEDKDNLYFIAELPGLASEDVKITISEGVLTIRGEKKREEEHHDRNFYRMERSYGEFVRQFTLPEDVKEEDIQANFKDGVLEILVPKTVPSTPKEREVKIASNGASRKAEISQGNGRAKAS from the coding sequence ATGGCTATCACAAAATGGGAACCTCGAGGCGATTTCGACCTCATGACGCGCGGAATGCGCAGGCTCTTTGAAGACTTCGATCACAACTTCTTCAACTTCCCGACGCTCACAGCGAAGCAAGGCGGCTACATGCCTTCCGTCGATATCAATGAGGACAAGGACAACCTCTACTTCATCGCTGAGCTTCCTGGGCTTGCTTCCGAGGACGTGAAGATTACGATTTCGGAAGGTGTACTCACCATCCGCGGCGAGAAGAAGAGGGAAGAGGAACATCATGACCGTAACTTTTACCGGATGGAACGGTCTTACGGTGAATTCGTACGGCAGTTCACACTGCCCGAAGACGTAAAGGAAGAGGACATTCAGGCTAACTTCAAAGATGGAGTCCTGGAAATCCTGGTTCCGAAGACGGTGCCATCCACTCCGAAAGAACGCGAGGTCAAGATCGCTTCGAACGGCGCGAGCCGAAAGGCTGAAATATCGCAAGGCAACGGCCGAGCCAAAGCTTCTTAA